The Bacillus sp. F19 DNA segment ATGGATTAATCCATCGTCATAACGGTCGATCAGGTTTGCTCTGAACTCAAGACCCTCGGTGCCGTATGCCTTCTGAAAAGGCGTTTGTCTGATTTGAGGCTTTAAAATCCGCTGGCCTCCGCCAAAATATTCCCAAACGGGTCCTGAAATGACATATTCTTTTTCACATCTTCCAAACACATTAATGATGTCTGTAATGCAGTCACGAATGACGGAAATATCATAAATGGTTGTATCGCGGCTTCTTCTGATGCCGAATAATCCTGATAAATCCGTTCCGCCGAGGCGGACATTCAGAACGAGTTCATAGTAATCATCAAGAATCTCTTTGATGACGAGCAATTCTGCCATACGCGACTCTTTATAAATAATTTCCTTCGTCTCTAAAATTGGCATCCCATACAAAGTGACAGAATAAAGAGCGGCGATCTCCTGCAGGGCTGCATAATAGCCTCTTCCATTTTCAGAAGAGAATTTCGGGAAGACAAACCCGCTTAAAAGCTGGATATGATGCTTAAGCTTTGAGGCAAGGCGTTTCATTTGGTCTTCATTTCTGATCCGCACAAAAATAAGCGGCAGATTTCTCTGATCAAACTGGCCTTTTAAGATGCTGTTTGAGATTACTTCGATTTGCCTGACTGTATTTTCTTCCGCTGATTCTACTTCCGTATCACCGATTGAATCCTCAAGACAAATAACCATTGAAGTTAATCCTTCATGCTTTCCATTAAGAAATTTACCAGATAGTACATCGCTTGAAATAGCTGTCCGATTACCAGGCATGTAGAGAGTCGCACCTAACGTATAGGCCAATGTTTCCCGTTCTGTTTCTTTTGAAAAATGAATTGGTTCGTATAAAAAGATTTCATTTCGCTTTTCTTGAGATAAATATTGAAAATGCTTCAAGCTTGTTCCTCCATTCAGACCCTCTGCGTGATGTACTAGGTGGTAAATTGCTTATTAGAAAAGCGGAGGCGCCTGGTTAGCTCCGACAGACAGATAAGAAATCACCCGAAAAGTCCGGGTTTGACTTTTTGGGGGATTTTGTTCTGGCCGAGGAGTTAGGCGCCGCAGCTGGACAATCGAAAAGCGGAACCGCCCTGGGCAGACTCGGGCAGGCAGATAAGGATCCGGCAGAAAAGGCGCTTTATGCCTTTACTGCCGGAGCCGTTCTGACCGAGGGGCTTGAGCGGTGCCTTCAAACTTTTCCTTTTTAAAAAGGCGCGTTGTTTATAAAAACAACGCACCTCTCATCATGATTTTACTGTCCGGTTATTAAATGTCTAAACCGTAGTCTTTAACAAGTGAACCTAAGCCGCCCTGGTAGCCGCTTCCGATTGCATTGAATTTCCATTCAGCGCCGTGACGGTATAACTCGCCAACTACAACCGCTGTTTCGATTGAGAAATCTTCTCCTAAATCGTAGCGGATTAATTCTTGATTGCTCTCTTCGTTTAAAATGCGTACATATGCATTTGAAACTTGTCCAAAGTTTTGGCTGCGTGATTCAGCATCATGGATCGTGATTGTGAACGCAATTTTATCTATTGTTGATGGTACTTGAGAAAGGTTTACTTTGATTACTTCATCATCGCCTGTGCCTTCTCCTGTACGGTTGTCGCCAGTATGCTCAACAGAACCGTTTCCGCCTATAAGGTTGTTGTAGAAAATGAAATCTGCTTCGCTTGCAGCTTTGCCGTTTGCATCTAATAGGAAAATAGACGTGTCCAAGTCAAAATCATTTCCGCCGTCATACTTGTTTGTGTCCCAGCCAAGACCTACTAATACTTTTGATAAACCAGGATTTGATTTTGTTAAATCGATTTTTTGACCTTTAGATAAACTGATTGCCATTTCGATTCGACTCCTTTTATGTATAAGTTTATTTTAATAATTATGAGTGACGATTTGCAATTTCAGTGATTGATGCATCTTTTGTGCCTGATCCGACTGCTGCGAATTTCCACTCGCCGCCGTGACGGTAAATTTCTCCCGGAATAAGAGATGTTAAGCCGGAATAGTCATCAGACAGGTTGTAATGGACAAGTTCTGTTCTAGTTGCTGAATCCACAACACGGATAAACGCATTTTGAATCATTCCGAAATGCTGCTTTCTTTGTACAGCCTGATAAATGTTTACAACAAACACAATCTTATGCACGTTGGGTGGCACTTTGCTGAGATCGATTAAAACCTGCTCATCGTCTCCATCGCCATCACCTGTTAAGTTGTCGCCTGTATGTTTGACAGAACCGCATTTGCTTGTAAGGTTGCCGAAATAAATCACACTTTTCTTGTCAAGCAGAAGGTCATTTTCATCCAGCATCAATACAGATGCGTCACAATCCACATTGCTTCCGCCTCCGCCGCCGAATAAACCGCCAAGCATTCCGCCGCTTTTTTTCTGTACAGGGTCCCAGCCAAGGCCTACCATTAAATTCTTCAGGCCCGCATTGCCTTTTGTCAGATCAATTTTTTGACCCTTTTGTAATGTAATTGCCATTTCTTCACTCTCCCTCTTGGGTAATGTGGAAACTTGCAAGTCTGAAACCAAGACCAAAGTCACTTTTATATAACAAATGGACCATTTGGTCTACCATCACGATACCGTGACCACAAGTTTAATACTACCAACAAAATAACAAAATTCAAAATAAAAACCTTTTTCAAAGGTGTTAATCTTTCATACGATTTAAATAAAAAAAAGTTTCATATTAAATACTTACAAAATGATTTCTTTTTCTAGGAAAGTCGCTTTAATATCAAGCTTCATTTCTTGCTTCTCCACATTTTCCCCAAGAAGCAATCTGACAGCAAGATACGGGAAGTTCACTCCGGATAAACAGCTGAAATAGAGTCCGCCTGACATTCTTGGGTTGATTTCCAGTAATTTTGGCAATCCCTGATTGAATTTCACTTGAATGTTAAAGATATAATCCAGCTTAAATTCCTTTGTGAAATCCTCGGCAAGTCTGATAAGCTCTTTGTTATTCTCTAAAATCCGGATCCTGCCCCCGCCTTTTTTCCGCGGAACCGCAGCAAGCAATTCCCCGTTATAAGCCAGGCAGTCAATGCTGTATTCTTCGCCTTCTAAAAACTCCATCACCATCAACTCAGGAAATTCCGGGACAGCTCTCAGGCCATCGTACGCTCTTTGAAATGGAATGCGGTAGCTCGGCGCCATTACTTCTTTTAAAGGATCTAGCTCATTATCAATAATCCGAAAACCATAGCCGCCTTCTCCTACAACCGGCTTATAGCAAACGCCAAGGCCCTCGTTTTTCAGTTTTTCATATGTTTCTTTAAATTCTTCAGCTGTGCTTGCCGTATAAAAAGAGGGAATTTCAAAGATACCTTTTTCTTTGCATATATCATAAAATTCATCTTTATTTTCGATTGTTTCTAATAGATTTGCGTCTCTATTTACTAATACCTTTGTGCCGATTGCTTCAA contains these protein-coding regions:
- a CDS encoding TerD family protein codes for the protein MAISLSKGQKIDLTKSNPGLSKVLVGLGWDTNKYDGGNDFDLDTSIFLLDANGKAASEADFIFYNNLIGGNGSVEHTGDNRTGEGTGDDEVIKVNLSQVPSTIDKIAFTITIHDAESRSQNFGQVSNAYVRILNEESNQELIRYDLGEDFSIETAVVVGELYRHGAEWKFNAIGSGYQGGLGSLVKDYGLDI
- a CDS encoding HpcH/HpaI aldolase/citrate lyase family protein; this translates as MKHFQYLSQEKRNEIFLYEPIHFSKETERETLAYTLGATLYMPGNRTAISSDVLSGKFLNGKHEGLTSMVICLEDSIGDTEVESAEENTVRQIEVISNSILKGQFDQRNLPLIFVRIRNEDQMKRLASKLKHHIQLLSGFVFPKFSSENGRGYYAALQEIAALYSVTLYGMPILETKEIIYKESRMAELLVIKEILDDYYELVLNVRLGGTDLSGLFGIRRSRDTTIYDISVIRDCITDIINVFGRCEKEYVISGPVWEYFGGGQRILKPQIRQTPFQKAYGTEGLEFRANLIDRYDDGLIHELVLDNTNGLVGKTIIHPLHIKIVNALNAVTKEEYLDASSILDQAQSYNGVIRSEFSNKMNEIKPHYNWARKIILKSKIYGVFHEQQSFIDLISETTNEQLYI
- a CDS encoding TerD family protein, which produces MAITLQKGQKIDLTKGNAGLKNLMVGLGWDPVQKKSGGMLGGLFGGGGGSNVDCDASVLMLDENDLLLDKKSVIYFGNLTSKCGSVKHTGDNLTGDGDGDDEQVLIDLSKVPPNVHKIVFVVNIYQAVQRKQHFGMIQNAFIRVVDSATRTELVHYNLSDDYSGLTSLIPGEIYRHGGEWKFAAVGSGTKDASITEIANRHS
- a CDS encoding ATP-grasp domain-containing protein gives rise to the protein MSTYKIWFNRWFSVAYHYIDMIRANEDGIKFEVYGTHPDPDHVMLANCDYSEVEPKLETEDEYVRYCLNFCKKYGIELFVPRYKMLPIAKAIKEFEAIGTKVLVNRDANLLETIENKDEFYDICKEKGIFEIPSFYTASTAEEFKETYEKLKNEGLGVCYKPVVGEGGYGFRIIDNELDPLKEVMAPSYRIPFQRAYDGLRAVPEFPELMVMEFLEGEEYSIDCLAYNGELLAAVPRKKGGGRIRILENNKELIRLAEDFTKEFKLDYIFNIQVKFNQGLPKLLEINPRMSGGLYFSCLSGVNFPYLAVRLLLGENVEKQEMKLDIKATFLEKEIIL